Proteins from a single region of Amblyomma americanum isolate KBUSLIRL-KWMA chromosome 10, ASM5285725v1, whole genome shotgun sequence:
- the LOC144108197 gene encoding uncharacterized protein LOC144108197 has product MSPSPRGFASHSPSMPATWLGGMFLGVGGQSVAVVATIDREFRKDLFALQDMARQNSALVTRAAQFVIGERRDRYAAEALERVRGHVALPGRVAELASVSDAEATWMIRAAAAGLRSLDDFMRVAGVVQRSVVCFPREDGRPQLDTLGEFAWSAIRRYLFLDEIATPRRGDAERVGEMGGQ; this is encoded by the exons ATgtcaccctcgccgcgaggctttgcctcgcactcaccttcgatgccggCGACCTGGCTCGGAGGTATGTTCCTTGGCGTCGGCGGTCAGTC CGTCGCTGTGGTGGCCACCATAGACAGAGAATTCCGCAAGGACCTGTTCGCTCTGCAAGACATGGCTCGCCAGAACTCCGCTTTGGTCACCCGAGCTGCTCAATTTGTGATCGGCGAGCGACGCGACCG GTACGCTGCCGAGGCCTTGGAACGAGTTCGTGGCCACGTCGCTTTGCCAGGGCGCGTCGCCGAGCTGGCTTCAGTGAGCGACGCCGAGGCGACCTGGATGATTCGGGCTGCTGCCGCGGGCCTTCGTAGCTTGGACGATTTCATGCGGGTGGCCGGCGTGGTCCAGCGGAGCGTGGTCTGCTTTCCTCGCGAGGACGGCCGCCCGCAGCTGGACACGTTGGGAGAGTTCGCCTGGAGCGCCATCAGGCGATACCTGTTCCTGGACGAAATTGCGACTCCGCGCAGAGGCGACGCGGAGCGTGTCGGCGAGATGGGTGGCCAATAA